The Vicia villosa cultivar HV-30 ecotype Madison, WI linkage group LG1, Vvil1.0, whole genome shotgun sequence genome includes a region encoding these proteins:
- the LOC131643795 gene encoding uncharacterized protein LOC131643795, with product MFKKAAEIGKFEGYRVNNDLSVRILQFADDTVIVGSGCWQNLWTVKTIFRGFELISGMKVNFSKSKIYGMNLQESFMESASQFLTCCRDDLPFKFLGIMVGSNPRRCASWSGVVSSLKKKLSVWKVRLLSIGGRVTLLNSVLSSIPIYTMSFFKAPVKIIKDIITIQSRFLWGGNIEKKSIAWVSWYNICKPKEEGGLGVKHIGYFNKALLCKWKWMILMENGTLWCKILEARYGDLIQAVLLGSDVKLRRKD from the coding sequence ATGTTCAAAAAGGCGGCTGAGATTGGGAAGTTCGAAGGCTATAGGGTCAACAACGATCTTAGTGTCAGGATTTTACAATTTGCCGACGACACGGTAATTGTGGGTAGTGGCTGTTGGCAAAACCTGTGGACTGTTAAGACAATTTTCAGAGGTTTCGAACTGATTTCGGGGATGAAGGTGAATTTTAGTAAAAGCAAGATTTATGGAATGAATCTTCAGGAAAGTTTCATGGAAAGTGCATCTCAATTCCTAACATGCTGCAGAGACGATTTACCTTTCAAGTTCCTAGGCATTATGGTTGGTTCAAACCCAAGAAGGTGTGCTTCTTGGAGTGGTGTGGTGAGCAGCCTTAAGAAGAAGCTATCTGTTTGGAAGGTGCGACTTCTGTCAATTGGCGGAAGAGTAACTCTTCTCAATTCGGTTCTTTCGAGCATTCCTATATACACAATGTCGTTCTTCAAAGCACCTGTCAAAATCATCAAGGATATAATTACGATTCAAAGTAGGTTTCTTTGGGGAGGTAACATAGAGAAAAAAAGCATAGCATGGGTGAGTTGGTATAATATTTGCAAACCCAAAGAGGAAGGTGGTTTGGGGGTCAAACACATTGGTTATTTTAACAAAGCTTTACTCTGCAAGTGGAAGTGGATGATATTGATGGAGAATGGCACATTATGGTGTAAAATACTAGAAGCTAGATATGGTGATTTAATCCAGGCGGTTTTATTGGGTTCAGACGTTAAACTGAGAAGGAAAGATTAG
- the LOC131639103 gene encoding solanesyl diphosphate synthase 3, chloroplastic/mitochondrial-like → MLFSRFSRNLRGAFNGCRCYLSIRDHNHRFLLSRSPTDFTQQVMSSLVFSKGMPALYSSRYQIHHQSSSLVEDELDPFSLVADELSHIGNKLREMVVAEVPKLASAAEYFFKMGVEGKRFRPTVLLLMSTALNLPIPLAPPPMELGDATRNDLRSRQQRIAEITEMIHVASLLHDDVLDDADTRRGIGSLNFVMGNKLAVLAGDFLLSRACVTLASLKNTEVVSLLAKVVEHLVTGETMQMTTTSDQRCSMEYYMEKTYYKTASLISNSCKAIAILAGQTTEVAVLAFEYGKNLGLAFQLIDDVLDFTGTSASLGKGSLSDIQHGIVTAPILFAMEEFPQLRTIVEEGFEKPENVNIALDYLGKSRGIQKTKELAVKHATLAAEAIDSLPESDDEDVRKSRKALVELTQIVITRTK, encoded by the exons ATGCTCTTTTCTCGATTTTCTAGAAACCTCAGAGGCGCCTTCAATGGATGTCGCTGCTATCTCTCTATTCGAGACCACAACCACCGCTTTCTTCTCTCTCGCTCACCTACAGACTTTACTCAACAG GTTATGAGCagtttagttttttcaaagggcATGCCAGCGTTGTATAGTAGTAGATATCAAATTCATCATCAAAGCAGTTCCCTAGTCGAG GATGAACTTGATCCATTTTCACTGGTAGCTGATGAACTATCACATATTGGTAACAAGCTGCGAGAAATGGTAGTAGCTGAG GTTCCTAAGCTTGCCTCGGCTGCTGAGTATTTCTTCAAAATGGGCGTGGAAGGAAAAAGATTTCGTCCCACA GTTTTGTTGTTAATGTCAACAGCATTAAATCTACCAATTCCCCTAGCACCTCCTCCAATGGAACTTGGAGATGCTACAAGAAATGACCTACGTTCAAGACAACAGCGCATAGCTGAAATAACAGAGATGATCCAT GTGGCAAGTCTTCTTCATGATGATGTATTGGATGATGCAGATACCAGACGTGGTATTGGTTCATTAAATTTTGTAATGGGAAATAAG TTGGCAGTTTTGGCTGGAGATTTTTTGCTTTCCCGGGCTTGTGTCACCCTGGCTTCTTTAAAGAACACAGAG GTTGTTTCTTTGTTGGCAAAAGTTGTAGAACATCTTGTGACGGGGGAGACTATGCAAATGACTACAACATCTGATCAACGGTGTAG CATGGAATATTATATGGAAAAGACTTACTACAAGACTGCATCATTAATATCAAACAGTTGCAAGGCAATAGCCATCCTTGCCGGGCAAACAACTGAAGTTGCAGTGCTTGCTTTTGAGTATGGAAAAAATCTG GGTCTGGCATTTCAATTGATAGATGATGTGCTTGATTTCACAGGGACATCAGCTTCCCTCGGAAAAGGCTCTTTATCAGACATTCAACAT GGAATTGTTACTGCTCCAATATTATTTGCGATGGAGGAGTTCCCCCAATTGCGCACAATCGTTGAAGAGGGCTTTGAAAAGCCTGAGAACGTTAATATT GCTCTGGATTATCTTGGGAAGAGCCGAGGTATACAGAAGACGAAGGAGCTAGCCGTGAAGCATGCTACCCTTGCAGCAGAAGCAATTGATTCCTTACCTGAGAGTGACGATGAAGACGTAAGAAAATCAAGGAAAGCCCTAGTAGAACTTACTCAAATAGTCATTACAAGAACAAAATGA
- the LOC131643812 gene encoding uncharacterized protein LOC131643812, whose protein sequence is MGHLIASAYDIVFIDLTRYGFSETFFPLRTTPPTNPIDRIICVGWLAKSCHFVQLYLKPGRPIPPTSPEWELYHTEVVDTWPNRFVDKMHDFERLNNTEKESNAEKSRFEPSIDLDGDSSFDVFM, encoded by the coding sequence ATGGGGCATCTTATTGCATCCGCATATGACATCGTATTCATTGACTTGACGCGTTACGGTTTTTCAGAAACCTTTTTTCCACTCCGCACGACACCTCCTACAAATCCAATTGATCGTATTATATGTGTTGGATGGCTCGCCAAGTCGTGTCATTTTGTACAATTGTACTTGAAACCGGGACGCCCCATACCACCTACTTCACCGGAATGGGAACTTTATCACACCGAAGTTGTCGATACGTGGCCGAACCGTTTTGTGGATAAGATGCACGATTTTGAAAGGTTGAACAACACCGAGAAGGAATCAAATGCCGAAAAGTCAAGATTCGAACCTTCAATAGATTTAGACGGCGATAGCTCTTTTGATGTATTTATgtag
- the LOC131643803 gene encoding uncharacterized protein LOC131643803, translating into MDLLAPIHPYPASADAVCWWRNDDGIFTVKSVYSVIRDRDLEVAVDNKVVAFLNKFWKSHVPSKIKVFGWRVLHNRLPSKDQLVKRGIINNSQDKWCVLCMEEVKDLNHLLFKCGVSLKVWSGIFAWLGLQNMLLLDGVYHLEQLCLALKGRVNKKKLCNIWLATVWTIWNTSNKIIFNEGVLAIDDVTTNIKVTSWIWQAIGSSGEKVSPFYNWYQAPLISINVV; encoded by the coding sequence ATGGATTTGCTGGCTCCCATCCACCCTTATCCAGCCAGTGCTGATGCAGTATGTTGGTGGCGCAACGACGATGGTATTTTTACAGTAAAAAGTGTCTATTCGGTCATTCGGGATCGCGATTTGGAGGTGGCGGTTGACAATAAGGTAGTAGCTTTTTTGAACAAGTTCTGGAAATCTCACGTGCCTTCGAAAATCAAAGTGTTTGGTTGGCGGGTTTTGCATAATAGATTACCATCCAAAGACCAATTAGTCAAGAGGGGTATTATTAACAATTCGCAAGACAAATGGTGCGTGTTATGTATGGAAGAAGTAAAAGATCTCAACCACCTGCTATTCAAATGTGGAGTTTCTTTAAAGGTATGGAGTGGCATTTTTGCTTGGCTGGGTTTACAAAATATGCTTTTACTGGATGGTGTTTATCACCTAGAACAATTATGTTTAGCTCTAAAAGGGAGGGTCAATAAGAAGAAGTTATGTAATATATGGTTGGCAACAGTTTGGACTATTTGGAATACGAGTAACAAAATCATATTCAACGAAGGCGTCCTTGCAATAGACGACGTTACTACAAATATCAAAGTGACATCGTGGATTTGGCAAGCGATTGGTTCGTCAGGGGAAAAGGTTTCGCCATTTTATAACTGGTACCAAGCTCCCTTGATTTCGATCAATGTTGTATAA